Proteins encoded by one window of Anas platyrhynchos isolate ZD024472 breed Pekin duck chromosome 14, IASCAAS_PekinDuck_T2T, whole genome shotgun sequence:
- the LOC101800452 gene encoding rho GTPase-activating protein 7 isoform X4, which yields MQFPIDVKTVRKDHDFLDADAIESLFRRLNTLNKCASMKVEISHQRKQSDDSDDDEPCAISNKWAYERCSQKWSRLDSLESFSGQEGAGASVPGSPILKSISSEDTILLVHSEKHDVSSIHSTSSGDSDVVSFPKAFEDVETSTSFFSKVASLDSAFSCSPPPSEFLSITSEEKLLDRAPFKKRTSLLKKMEKLHLRSCNLRSGQSKAKPIISEPVLLEGFNEEKMKMLNCVNIADLSGIQTKNNSSCSPESCSSGDHSEISSTVSTPGPLTKPQRHCERKGMYAEDLESGKLFLWNNVTQQNLKNEVKLQMNQMFHVPPGHKPGTFPTALTTSSLSSVDNSSVNWRTGSFHGCRRSRSRSSSKDSQAPSSPLSCTDIRLSVYDNLPDFQFDKLEATDVGDDDVFSELNTVIEDVNGLKKLVDQWTQKFSDDGDLDFASDLTSPCPSSPKEIRLDTEHSEDKTADVPTTEGESSCELDKELSSTELPYITDPKKTNRHRKQHWSVEESENLDSLSIQGDSQAAAQLARTQKLALLKLTALMDRYSPSSKQGWNWTIPKFIKKIKASDYKGKNVFGVPLLLNVQRTSHPLPNSILQALDYLRNHFLDQVGLFRKSGVKSRILSLREMNEASPNNVCYEGQSAFDVADMVKQYFRDLPEPIFTSRLCESFLHIYQYVPKEQQLQAVQAAILLLPKENREALKILLFFLRDVVAFVEENQMTPTNIAVCLAPSLFHLNTLRRDSSSSTRLSQRKYSLGKPDQRELSENLAATQGLAHMIMECNRLFQTDFPA from the exons ATGCAGTTTCCTATTGACGTAAAAACTGTGAGGAAAGATCACGACTTCTTAGATGCAGATGCAATTGAATCACTGTTCAG ACGACTGAACACACTGAACAAGTGTGCATCAATGAAAGTGGAAATAAGCCATCAAAGGAAACAG agTGATGACTCTGATGATGATGAACCTTGTGCAATAAGCAACAAATGGGCTTATGAGCGGTGCAGTCAGAAGTGGTCTCGTCTTGACAGCCTGGAAAGTTTCTCAGGACAAGAAGGCGCTGGTGCATCGGTCCCAGGCAGTCCAATACTGAAGAGCATCAGCAGTGAAGACACAATCCTTTTGGTTCATAGTGAGAAACACGATGTGTCCTCAATCCACAGCACTAGCAGTGGTGACAGTGACGTTGTTAGCTTCCCCAAAGCTTTTGAAGATGTGGAAACCAGCACGAGTTTCTTCAGTAAAGTTGCTTCACTGGACTCTGCTTTTAGTTGTTCACCTCCCCCTAGTGAATTTTTGAGTATCACCAGTGAAGAGAAGCTTTTGGATAGGGCACCATTCAAAAAGAGGACGAGCCTtctaaagaaaatggagaagttGCACTTAAGGAGCTGCAACTTAAGGAGTGGTCAGTCAAAGGCCAAACCCATAATAAGCGAGCCTGTTCTTCTGGAAggatttaatgaagaaaaaatgaagatgcTTAACTGTGTAAATATTGCTGACCTCTCTGGCATCCAAACAAAGAACAATTCCTCCTGTTCTCCTGAGAGCTGCAGTAGCGGCGATCATTCTGAAATCAGCAGCACAGTGAGCACTCCGGGTCCTCTTACAAAACCACAAAGACACTGTGAAAGAAAGGGGATGTATGCAGAGGACTTGGAGTCTGGCAAACTCTTCCTGTGGAACAATGTAACTCAGCAAAACCTCAAAAACGAAGTCAAGTTACAGATGAACCAGATGTTTCACGTACCACCAGGCCATAAGCCTGGTACTTTCCCTACAGCACTTACAACCAGTTCCCTGTCTTCAGTGGACAACTCTTCTGTCAACTGGAGAACTGGGAGTTTTCATGGGTGCAGAAGGAGCCGGAGCAGAAGCAGTTCCAAGGACTCccaagcccccagcagccccctttCGTGCACAGACATCAGGCTGAGTGTGTACGACAACCTGCCCGATTTTCAGTTTGACAAGTTGGAGGCAACAGATGTTGGTGATGATGATGTTTTTTCAGAACTGAACACTGTTATAGAAGATGTCAATGGTCTCAAAAAGCTGGTCGATCAGTGGACACAGAAGTTCTCAGATGATGGGGATTTGGACTTTGCCAGTGACTTGACCTCTCCGTGTCCATCCTCGCCTAAAGAAATCCGTCTTGACACAGAGCACTCGGAAGATAAGACAGCAGATGTCCCAACCACTGagggagagagcagctgtgaacTGGACAAGGAGCTCAGTTCTACAGAGCTGCCGTACATAACAGACCCTAAAAAGACCAACAG GCACAGGAAGCAACACTGGTCTGTGGAAGAAAGTGAGAACCTGGACAGCCTCTCCATCCAGGGTGACAGCCAGGCAGCTGCGCAGCTAGCCCGGACACAAAAGCTGGCTTTGTTGAAACTCACTGCTCTAATGGACAGATACTCCCCGTCCAGTAAGCAGGGCTGGAACTG gacTATACCgaagttcattaaaaaaataaaagcctccGACTACAAGggcaaaaatgtgtttgggGTCCCCTTGCTTCTGAATGTCCAGCGAACAAGCCACCCACTGCCCAACAGCATCCTGCAAGCACTGGACTATTTAAGAAACCACTTTCTTGACCAG GTTGGCCTGTTCCGAAAATCTGGTGTTAAATCCAGGATCTTGTCTTTAAGAGAAATGAATGAAGCCAGCCCAAACAACGTATGTTACGAAGGGCAGTCAGCATTTGACGTGGCAGATATGGTGAAGCAGTATTTCCGAGACCTTCCCGAGCCTATATTTACTAGCAGGCTTTGTGAATCCTTCCTCCACATCTACCAAT acgTGCCGAAGGAGCAGCAGCTTCAGGCTGTCCAGGCTGCCATTCTCCTTCTCCCAAAGGAAAACCGAGAAGCTCTGAAAATCCTCCTGTTCTTTCTACGAGATGTGGTTGCTTTCGTTGAAGAAAACCAGATGACCCCAACCAACATTGCTGTCTGTCTCGCGCCGTCTTTGTTTCACCTCAACACCCTGAGGCGGGATAGCTCCTCCTCCACTCG ATTGAGCCAGAGGAAGTACAGCCTGGGGAAGCCGGATCAGAGGGAGCTGAGCGAAAACCTGGCAGCGACGCAGGGCTTGGCCCACATGATCATGGAGTGCAATCGGCTCTTCCAG ACTGACTTCCCGGCTTGA